In one Nocardioides sp. NBC_00368 genomic region, the following are encoded:
- a CDS encoding DUF3052 domain-containing protein — MSSTAATGPADRLGLKSGMVIQELGWDNDTDDELRVAIEDAVDADLVDGEYGNVVDAVLLWWRDDDGDLVDGLVDALTDLVGGGVIWLLTPKVGRPGAVDPADIAEAAPIAGLSQTTTASVSKDWAATRLLAPKTPA, encoded by the coding sequence GTGAGCTCGACCGCAGCCACAGGGCCTGCGGACCGGCTGGGCCTCAAGTCCGGCATGGTCATCCAGGAACTGGGCTGGGACAACGATACGGATGACGAGCTGCGGGTCGCCATCGAAGACGCCGTCGACGCGGACCTGGTGGACGGTGAGTACGGCAATGTCGTCGACGCCGTCCTGCTGTGGTGGCGCGACGACGACGGCGACCTCGTCGACGGACTCGTCGACGCGCTGACCGACCTCGTCGGAGGCGGGGTCATCTGGCTGCTGACGCCGAAGGTGGGCCGCCCCGGTGCGGTCGACCCGGCGGACATCGCCGAGGCCGCGCCGATCGCAGGACTGTCCCAGACCACCACCGCATCTGTGAGCAAGGACTGGGCCGCGACGCGTCTGCTGGCGCCGAAGACTCCTGCCTGA
- a CDS encoding TIGR03767 family metallophosphoesterase, with translation MGVTSESGRIVAGGRKGTYVRLAEGPQERHISRTDLARKPEELGDPVLTVAHLSDMHICDHQSPARVEVLDRLMDPDTSTRELIEEIGTYRAQELLTAQVGAAMVEAINEITEGPVGGGPLDLAIATGDNTDNGQYNELDWYLTLLDGGRLTPDSGDMLHYEGVAVLPDKRFWHPQGETYDMRRGDHGFPLVPGLLKAVRRAIDSPGLEVPWLAVNGNHDGLLQGTVPGNAAIAEIAVGDLKAIAMPEHWTDEAKAKLIAGLFSGDPVALGMLAELEPYEVTADRRRRQTTLQEFVDSHVHDEAKPAGHGFRAGGESYYRHDVNDQVTFVVLDTVNPAGGFQGSIDAEQLEWLDAVLASTDYDERLAVIASHHDVASLVNDMSGAGGSRRVLGDEIEQTVSRHESAVLWLNGHTHRTSVKPHGSWWEVTAPSLIDWPQQGRVVELISDGDVLTIATTMLDHAGPARWSGSIEEVGHLASLSRELAANDWQAPKVPLAEHPFSGTAQDRNVLLHLLDPRA, from the coding sequence ATGGGTGTCACGAGCGAGAGCGGGCGGATCGTCGCGGGTGGCCGGAAGGGCACCTACGTACGTCTGGCCGAAGGCCCTCAGGAGCGCCACATCTCGCGCACCGACCTGGCCCGGAAGCCCGAGGAGCTCGGTGATCCGGTGCTCACCGTCGCCCACCTGTCCGACATGCACATCTGCGACCACCAGTCGCCGGCGCGGGTCGAGGTCTTGGACCGGCTCATGGACCCCGACACCTCCACCCGGGAGCTGATCGAGGAGATCGGGACGTACCGGGCCCAGGAGCTGCTGACCGCACAGGTCGGGGCGGCGATGGTCGAGGCGATCAACGAGATCACCGAAGGACCCGTCGGCGGCGGCCCGCTCGACCTGGCGATCGCGACCGGCGACAACACCGACAACGGGCAGTACAACGAGCTCGACTGGTATCTGACGCTGCTCGACGGCGGCCGGCTGACCCCCGACTCCGGCGACATGCTGCACTACGAGGGCGTCGCCGTGCTGCCGGACAAGCGCTTCTGGCACCCCCAGGGCGAGACGTACGACATGCGCCGGGGCGACCATGGCTTTCCGCTCGTCCCGGGGCTGCTGAAGGCCGTGCGCCGCGCGATCGACTCACCCGGGCTCGAGGTGCCCTGGCTGGCCGTCAACGGCAACCACGACGGGCTGCTGCAGGGCACCGTGCCGGGCAACGCGGCCATCGCCGAGATCGCGGTCGGCGACCTGAAGGCGATCGCGATGCCCGAGCACTGGACCGACGAGGCCAAGGCGAAGCTCATCGCCGGGCTGTTCTCCGGCGACCCGGTCGCGCTGGGGATGCTCGCGGAGCTGGAGCCCTACGAGGTGACCGCCGACCGGCGTCGCCGGCAGACCACGCTGCAGGAGTTCGTGGACTCCCATGTCCACGACGAGGCGAAGCCGGCGGGCCACGGGTTCCGGGCCGGTGGCGAGTCCTACTACCGCCACGACGTCAACGACCAGGTCACCTTCGTCGTCCTGGACACGGTCAACCCGGCCGGTGGCTTCCAAGGGTCGATCGACGCCGAACAGCTGGAGTGGCTCGACGCCGTGCTCGCCTCCACCGACTACGACGAGCGGCTCGCGGTGATCGCCAGTCACCACGACGTGGCCTCGCTGGTCAACGACATGAGCGGCGCGGGCGGCAGTCGGCGGGTTCTCGGCGACGAGATCGAGCAGACCGTCTCACGTCACGAGAGCGCGGTCCTCTGGCTCAACGGCCACACCCACCGTACGTCGGTGAAGCCTCACGGATCGTGGTGGGAGGTTACCGCGCCGTCCCTGATCGACTGGCCGCAGCAGGGCCGGGTCGTCGAGCTGATCTCCGACGGCGACGTGCTCACCATCGCCACGACGATGCTCGACCACGCCGGTCCCGCGCGGTGGAGCGGCTCGATCGAGGAGGTCGGCCACCTCGCCTCGTTGTCGCGTGAGTTGGCCGCGAACGACTGGCAGGCACCGAAGGTCCCCCTCGCCGAACACCCCTTCTCCGGGACGGCCCAGGATCGCAACGTACTGCTCCATCTGCTCGATCCGAGGGCCTGA
- a CDS encoding endo-beta-N-acetylglucosaminidase H codes for MSVPHISRRHMLLGAGAAALGATAATGLAPSAGAARPLASPTLMTGYVEVNNYSIGNVAKYELAGGGNVFDIGLIFAANINYDGQRAYLYNNPQVQAQLDAADVHIRPAQAKGIKILLSVLGNHQGAGFANFPDRASAEAFADQLADAVTRYGLDGIDFDDEWSNYGANGTGQPNDFSFVYLLEALRSRIPDKLITLYYIGPSSQRLSYGGVNAGDLLDYAWNPYYGTWGVPNVPGLGKPELAPAAINIQGTAASTAASLASRTVSQGYGVFNTYNLGSADASTYLSNVTRNLYGKATVYTG; via the coding sequence ATGTCAGTTCCCCACATCTCACGCAGACACATGCTGCTCGGCGCGGGCGCCGCGGCCCTCGGCGCAACGGCGGCCACCGGCCTCGCCCCCTCGGCGGGGGCGGCGCGCCCGCTCGCCTCGCCGACGCTGATGACCGGATACGTCGAGGTCAACAACTACAGCATCGGCAACGTCGCCAAGTACGAGCTCGCCGGAGGCGGCAACGTCTTCGACATCGGTCTGATCTTCGCGGCCAACATCAACTACGACGGCCAGCGGGCCTATCTCTACAACAACCCGCAGGTGCAGGCGCAGCTCGACGCCGCCGACGTGCACATCCGTCCGGCCCAGGCCAAGGGCATCAAGATCCTGCTCTCGGTGCTCGGCAACCACCAGGGCGCCGGCTTCGCCAACTTCCCGGATCGGGCGTCCGCCGAGGCGTTCGCCGACCAGCTCGCCGACGCGGTGACCCGCTACGGGCTGGACGGGATCGACTTCGACGACGAGTGGTCCAACTACGGCGCCAACGGCACCGGTCAGCCCAACGACTTCTCGTTCGTCTACCTGCTCGAGGCGCTGCGCTCGCGGATTCCCGACAAGCTGATCACGCTCTACTACATCGGCCCGTCCTCGCAGCGGCTCTCCTACGGCGGGGTCAACGCCGGCGATCTGCTCGACTACGCCTGGAACCCCTACTACGGCACCTGGGGCGTACCGAACGTCCCCGGGCTCGGCAAGCCCGAGCTCGCCCCCGCCGCGATCAACATCCAGGGCACCGCGGCCTCGACCGCCGCAAGCCTCGCCTCGCGCACGGTCTCCCAGGGCTACGGCGTCTTCAACACCTACAACCTCGGCTCCGCCGACGCGAGCACCTACCTCTCCAACGTCACCCGCAACCTGTACGGCAAGGCGACCGTCTACACGGGCTGA
- a CDS encoding GH92 family glycosyl hydrolase, with protein MSLTLGNGPADPVNARAGVGYSSSRAWCFEVEPGLGHVEAELPLEAPMEVGDEDELRFVVFPESASSDERRWEATYVCIDGLLGNGRRLSEIGLVDQYGQALTPTGQGDGKRAWVDQWNLRRVPLTGLAGRRIERLLVVARAAEMPLRVWVDDVAVGPARVLPAAPLDQVDTRRGTHSSDRFSRGNNAPLVGLPHGGVFGLPMTDAAAGNWPYAWHAHHRDTAGGPNRPAIEAFATSHIPSPWMGDHGVFQVMPSPLVEPDDDRRARALGFDHAGEEAGPHRYAVALDGGVTAELVPGDFALGMRFTGARSLVLDHHGKIRSLTCENGGGEMVVRALLDDREGKPAQHIHLRVAGTSQLRLGDGRLRGHIALSGAGAVDVRLGISTVSDEQAAANLEAAGSFDEMAATARAAWEQVLATVEVEGASEDQLVSIRSGLYRLFLYPNRYGEGPTHAHVSPYDLTSVRHAPMTVTHGFWDTYRTAWPLLALLDPAGAGALAEGFVEHFRDRGWTPRWSAPAAEDCMTGTTFDTVLADLALREVPGIDLETAYVSALKNATVPPDDVRVGRKGLRRGIFAGYIDTDTHEGMSWTLDNAINDWGISRLARRLRAGGVVQGVSVGLPASNRRKLPGLPRTPEDLAAEEEYFARRALGYRNVFDRERGFFIGRDPAGEWRATFDPDVWGHDYTETNAWGTAFTAPHDGAGLAELHGGEEGLGAKLDEFFARPETGAAALSGHYGFAIHEMTEARDVRMGMLGLSNQPAHHIPFMYMFAGRHDDAHRIVRECVSRLFVGSDLGQGYPGDEDNGEMSAWYVFATIGLYPLVPGSASYVIVPPSVRRTVLRPTDGKEIVIEAVGTGGHIRAVTLDGEPWDVISVPHARLADGAHLVVELSETPCGWAKDSRPPSASRTAPALPVTDATVVVPDSLTDDTGETTVALRAGERMEVPLVGERRLSLYTVTSAEPGDLAWKLDYLGPDGATVAREERAGEPYVWAGQTRVFRIRRGNPVMAGAVRFTALTDCVLTQLEFIEDDADNADNRQDEH; from the coding sequence GTGAGCCTCACTCTCGGGAACGGGCCCGCCGACCCGGTCAACGCCCGTGCGGGCGTGGGGTACTCCTCGTCGCGGGCGTGGTGCTTCGAGGTCGAGCCGGGGCTCGGCCATGTCGAGGCGGAGCTGCCGCTGGAGGCGCCGATGGAGGTGGGCGACGAAGACGAGCTGCGCTTCGTCGTGTTCCCCGAGTCGGCCTCGAGCGACGAGCGGCGGTGGGAGGCGACGTACGTATGTATCGACGGGCTGCTCGGCAACGGCCGGCGGCTCAGCGAGATCGGGCTCGTGGACCAGTACGGTCAGGCGCTGACCCCGACCGGTCAGGGCGACGGGAAGCGGGCATGGGTCGACCAGTGGAACCTGCGCAGGGTGCCGCTGACCGGGCTCGCCGGGCGCCGGATCGAACGGCTCCTCGTCGTGGCGCGGGCGGCCGAGATGCCGCTGCGGGTGTGGGTCGACGATGTCGCCGTCGGGCCCGCCCGCGTGCTCCCGGCCGCGCCGCTCGACCAGGTCGACACCCGGCGCGGGACCCACTCCAGCGACCGGTTCTCGCGCGGCAACAACGCGCCGCTGGTCGGGCTGCCGCACGGCGGCGTCTTCGGGCTGCCGATGACCGACGCCGCCGCGGGCAACTGGCCCTACGCCTGGCACGCGCACCACCGCGACACCGCCGGCGGACCCAACCGGCCGGCGATCGAGGCGTTCGCGACCTCGCACATCCCGAGCCCGTGGATGGGCGATCACGGGGTCTTCCAGGTGATGCCGAGCCCGCTCGTCGAGCCGGACGACGACCGGCGGGCGCGGGCCCTGGGATTCGACCACGCCGGCGAGGAGGCCGGCCCGCATCGGTATGCGGTCGCCCTCGACGGCGGCGTCACCGCAGAACTCGTCCCCGGCGACTTCGCGCTGGGGATGCGGTTCACCGGTGCCCGCTCGCTGGTGCTCGACCATCACGGCAAGATCCGGTCGCTGACCTGCGAGAACGGCGGCGGCGAGATGGTCGTCCGTGCTCTCCTGGACGACCGCGAGGGCAAGCCGGCCCAGCACATCCATCTCCGCGTCGCCGGGACCTCCCAGCTGCGCCTGGGTGATGGCCGGCTCCGTGGTCATATCGCGCTGAGCGGGGCGGGGGCTGTCGACGTACGTCTGGGCATCTCGACCGTCAGCGACGAGCAGGCGGCCGCCAACCTCGAGGCCGCCGGATCGTTCGACGAGATGGCCGCCACGGCCCGTGCGGCCTGGGAGCAGGTCCTGGCGACCGTCGAGGTCGAGGGCGCGAGCGAGGACCAGCTGGTCTCGATCCGGTCCGGCCTCTACCGGCTCTTCCTCTACCCGAACCGTTACGGCGAGGGGCCGACCCACGCGCACGTCTCGCCCTACGACCTGACCTCCGTCCGGCATGCGCCGATGACGGTCACCCACGGCTTCTGGGACACCTATCGCACCGCCTGGCCGCTGCTCGCGCTGCTCGATCCGGCCGGTGCCGGTGCGCTCGCCGAGGGCTTCGTCGAGCACTTCCGCGACCGCGGCTGGACGCCGCGCTGGAGTGCTCCGGCAGCCGAGGACTGCATGACCGGCACCACCTTCGACACGGTGCTCGCCGACCTGGCCCTGCGCGAGGTGCCCGGGATCGATCTGGAGACCGCCTATGTCTCCGCGTTGAAGAACGCGACCGTGCCGCCCGATGACGTACGTGTCGGCCGGAAGGGGCTGCGGCGCGGGATCTTCGCGGGCTACATCGACACCGACACCCACGAGGGAATGTCGTGGACCCTGGACAACGCGATCAACGACTGGGGGATCTCGCGGCTGGCTCGGAGGTTGCGGGCGGGCGGGGTAGTCCAGGGAGTTTCCGTCGGTTTACCGGCCAGTAACCGACGGAAACTCCCTGGACTACCCCGAACCCCGGAGGACCTCGCCGCGGAGGAGGAGTACTTCGCGCGGCGGGCGCTCGGATATCGCAACGTGTTCGACCGTGAGCGAGGGTTCTTCATCGGGCGCGACCCCGCGGGGGAGTGGCGTGCAACGTTCGACCCCGACGTGTGGGGCCACGACTACACCGAGACCAACGCCTGGGGAACCGCCTTCACCGCACCGCACGACGGAGCGGGGCTGGCCGAGCTCCACGGCGGCGAGGAGGGGCTCGGCGCGAAGCTGGACGAGTTCTTCGCCCGTCCCGAGACCGGCGCGGCAGCGCTGTCGGGTCACTACGGGTTCGCGATCCACGAGATGACCGAGGCCCGCGACGTACGCATGGGGATGCTCGGGCTCTCCAACCAGCCTGCCCACCACATCCCGTTCATGTACATGTTCGCCGGGCGGCACGACGACGCCCACCGGATCGTCCGCGAGTGCGTCTCCCGTCTCTTCGTCGGCTCCGATCTCGGCCAGGGGTATCCCGGGGACGAGGACAACGGCGAGATGTCGGCCTGGTACGTCTTCGCCACGATCGGGCTCTATCCGCTGGTGCCGGGTTCGGCGTCCTACGTGATCGTCCCGCCGTCGGTGCGGCGCACCGTGCTGCGGCCGACGGACGGCAAGGAGATCGTGATCGAGGCGGTCGGCACCGGCGGCCACATCCGCGCGGTGACCCTCGACGGCGAGCCGTGGGACGTGATCTCGGTCCCGCACGCCCGCCTGGCCGACGGCGCACACCTGGTCGTCGAGCTCTCCGAAACACCCTGCGGCTGGGCGAAGGACTCCCGCCCGCCGTCTGCGTCCCGGACGGCTCCCGCTCTCCCCGTGACCGACGCGACCGTGGTGGTGCCGGACTCCCTGACCGACGACACCGGCGAGACCACTGTCGCGCTGAGGGCGGGGGAGCGGATGGAGGTCCCGCTCGTCGGTGAGCGGCGGCTCTCGCTCTACACCGTGACCTCCGCCGAGCCGGGCGACCTGGCCTGGAAGCTGGACTATCTCGGCCCCGACGGCGCGACGGTGGCCCGCGAGGAGCGGGCCGGCGAGCCGTACGTCTGGGCAGGTCAGACCCGCGTTTTCCGGATCCGCCGTGGAAACCCCGTCATGGCGGGAGCCGTGCGGTTCACCGCGTTGACCGACTGCGTGCTCACGCAGCTGGAGTTCATCGAAGACGACGCCGACAACGCAGACAACAGACAGGACGAGCACTGA
- a CDS encoding alpha-mannosidase, with product MHDDVHLTEGRVSRVLKERLWPAVHTTSAPVSVAWHELPGEPIAPADGLALTYEPFEVGSDWGPAWGTAWFRITGTVPAEWAGKRVELVCDLGFDVNMPGFQCEGLVYTPDGEPIKSLNPRNQWVLVADEAKGGEEIELFLEAAANPVLLDYHPFLPTQEGDIETSSKKRLYTTRRIELAVFEKDVFELCLDLETLHELQVELPEGPRKFRILQAIDDALDRVDLQRIRETAADAREALTEVLEATAHDSAHQIAAIGHAHIDSAWLWPVRETIRKVARTTSSMTELLGEDPDFRYGMSSAQQYAWLKEHRPEVYAKVKAAVAEGRFIPLGGMWVESDTTMPSGESLVRQFLYGQRFFQEEFGIRCHGVWLPDSFGYSPALPQLMKRSGFEWFFTQKISWNQVNKFPHHTFEWEGIDGSRILSHFPPMDTYNSRLSGEEVAKASRQFRENRVATASIAPVGWGDGGGGTTREMAGKARRLRDLEGSAQVSWRHPDDFFAEARAELPDPAVWVGELYLELHRATLTSQHLTKQGNRRCEHLLVEAELWSATAAVRGLLDYPYDELDALWQQILLQQFHDILPGTSIAWVHREAAAQYARVAEAAEALVDRALTALAGEGTVALRADGRVGCVLAAEPAAAVSVVEKDGTYVLGNGVVEVTVSAEGLITSAVDLATGRDAIPAGAEANLLQLHQDFPNMWDAWDVDRFYRNRVTDLREVTSIKITEDGLVVERPISADSSTTQVLSLAPGSRVLDIAQSTEWHETEKFLKVAFPLDVKAEQTLAETQFGYHRRPTHTNTSWEAAKFETSMHRWVLASEPGFGVALINDSTYGFDVTRPTALTTEVRLSLLRAPRFPDPETDQGVQTHRYGLVIGASVSTATEAGAALNTPARQITGAAAVEPLVTVSGDGLVVSSVKLAADRSGDLVVRVYESTGARTQGELRVAESYERVEEISLVEDPIAEVSSDGGVVALSLGAFEVRTLRFHRN from the coding sequence ATGCACGACGACGTACACCTCACCGAGGGCCGGGTGAGCCGGGTCCTCAAGGAGCGCCTGTGGCCGGCGGTCCACACCACCTCGGCGCCCGTGAGCGTCGCATGGCACGAGCTGCCCGGGGAGCCGATCGCTCCGGCCGACGGGCTGGCGCTGACCTACGAGCCCTTCGAGGTCGGCAGCGACTGGGGTCCGGCCTGGGGTACCGCCTGGTTCCGGATCACCGGGACCGTGCCTGCGGAGTGGGCGGGGAAGCGGGTGGAGCTGGTCTGCGACCTCGGCTTCGACGTCAACATGCCCGGCTTCCAGTGCGAGGGGCTGGTCTACACCCCCGACGGCGAGCCGATCAAGAGCCTCAACCCGCGCAACCAGTGGGTGCTGGTCGCCGACGAGGCGAAGGGTGGCGAGGAGATCGAGCTGTTCCTGGAGGCCGCGGCCAACCCGGTCCTGCTCGACTACCACCCCTTCCTGCCCACCCAGGAAGGCGACATCGAGACCTCCTCGAAGAAGAGGCTCTACACCACCCGTCGGATCGAGCTGGCCGTCTTCGAGAAGGACGTCTTCGAGCTCTGCCTCGACCTGGAGACGCTCCATGAGCTGCAGGTCGAGCTGCCCGAGGGACCGCGCAAGTTCCGCATCCTGCAGGCGATCGACGACGCCCTCGACCGGGTCGACCTGCAGCGGATCCGGGAGACGGCCGCCGACGCCCGGGAGGCGCTGACCGAGGTCCTCGAGGCGACTGCGCACGACTCCGCGCACCAGATCGCCGCGATCGGCCACGCGCACATCGACTCCGCCTGGCTGTGGCCGGTGCGGGAGACGATCCGCAAGGTCGCCCGCACCACCTCCTCGATGACCGAGCTGCTCGGTGAGGACCCCGACTTCCGCTACGGGATGTCGAGCGCCCAGCAGTATGCGTGGCTCAAGGAGCACCGTCCCGAGGTCTACGCCAAGGTGAAGGCCGCGGTCGCCGAAGGCCGCTTCATCCCGCTCGGGGGCATGTGGGTCGAGTCCGACACCACGATGCCGTCGGGGGAGTCGCTGGTGCGGCAGTTCCTCTACGGCCAGCGCTTCTTCCAGGAAGAGTTCGGGATCCGCTGCCACGGCGTGTGGCTGCCCGACTCCTTCGGCTACAGCCCGGCGCTGCCGCAGCTGATGAAGCGGTCCGGGTTCGAGTGGTTCTTCACCCAGAAGATCTCCTGGAACCAGGTCAACAAGTTCCCCCACCACACCTTCGAGTGGGAAGGCATCGACGGCTCCCGGATCCTGAGCCACTTCCCGCCGATGGACACCTACAACTCCCGGCTCTCCGGCGAGGAGGTCGCGAAGGCCTCCCGCCAGTTCCGGGAGAACCGGGTCGCCACCGCGTCGATCGCTCCGGTCGGCTGGGGCGACGGGGGTGGCGGCACGACCCGGGAGATGGCCGGCAAGGCTCGTCGTCTCCGTGATCTCGAAGGCTCCGCGCAGGTGTCCTGGCGTCACCCGGACGACTTCTTCGCCGAGGCCCGGGCGGAGCTGCCGGACCCGGCCGTGTGGGTCGGTGAGCTCTACCTCGAGCTCCACCGCGCCACCCTCACGTCCCAGCACCTCACCAAGCAGGGCAACCGGCGCTGCGAGCACCTGCTGGTCGAGGCCGAGCTGTGGTCGGCCACCGCCGCCGTCCGCGGCCTGCTCGACTACCCCTACGACGAGCTGGACGCGCTGTGGCAGCAGATCCTGCTCCAGCAGTTCCACGACATCCTGCCCGGCACCTCGATCGCCTGGGTCCACCGCGAGGCAGCTGCCCAGTATGCCCGGGTCGCGGAGGCCGCCGAGGCTCTCGTCGACCGGGCGCTCACCGCGCTCGCCGGCGAGGGAACCGTCGCGCTGCGTGCCGACGGGCGCGTCGGGTGCGTCCTCGCGGCCGAGCCAGCGGCGGCCGTCTCCGTGGTCGAGAAGGACGGGACGTACGTCTTGGGGAACGGGGTCGTCGAGGTCACCGTCTCCGCCGAGGGCCTGATCACCTCGGCGGTCGACCTGGCGACCGGGCGCGACGCGATCCCGGCCGGGGCCGAGGCCAACCTGCTCCAGCTCCACCAGGACTTCCCGAACATGTGGGACGCCTGGGACGTGGACCGGTTCTACCGCAACCGGGTCACCGACCTGCGCGAGGTCACCTCGATCAAGATCACCGAGGACGGGCTGGTCGTCGAGCGGCCCATCTCCGCCGACTCCTCGACCACGCAGGTGCTCTCGCTGGCACCCGGCTCGCGCGTGCTCGACATCGCGCAGAGCACCGAGTGGCACGAGACCGAGAAGTTCCTCAAGGTCGCCTTCCCGCTCGACGTCAAGGCCGAGCAGACGCTCGCCGAGACCCAGTTCGGCTACCACCGCCGCCCGACCCACACCAACACCTCCTGGGAGGCGGCGAAGTTCGAGACCTCGATGCACCGCTGGGTGCTGGCTTCCGAGCCTGGGTTCGGGGTGGCGCTGATCAACGACTCGACGTACGGCTTCGACGTCACCCGACCGACCGCGCTCACCACTGAGGTGCGGCTCTCGCTGCTGCGGGCGCCGCGGTTCCCCGACCCGGAGACCGACCAGGGCGTGCAGACCCACCGCTACGGCTTGGTCATCGGGGCTTCCGTCTCGACCGCGACCGAGGCAGGAGCGGCGCTCAACACCCCGGCCCGTCAGATCACCGGCGCGGCCGCCGTCGAGCCGCTGGTGACCGTCTCCGGGGATGGACTGGTGGTCTCGAGCGTGAAGCTCGCCGCCGATCGCTCCGGCGACCTGGTCGTGCGTGTCTACGAGTCCACCGGCGCGCGTACGCAGGGGGAGCTGCGCGTCGCGGAGAGCTACGAGCGGGTCGAGGAGATCTCGCTCGTGGAGGACCCGATCGCCGAGGTGAGCTCCGACGGCGGTGTCGTCGCGCTCAGTCTCGGGGCCTTCGAGGTCCGCACCCTGAGGTTCCACCGCAACTAA
- a CDS encoding AMP-binding protein — protein sequence MFSTTAAKARTAGSAAKILAGSGIVRPVSPLGLARTGLALARWGTGPAGGFIGLAHRYPRRTAVIDELGSLTYADLDRRSNAIARALAARGIGEGDGVAIMCRNHRGFVDATLAVAKLGADVLYLNTAFAGPQLVGVLERDKPALIIHDEEFTGMLSAAGSAERLVAWVDSDDPGETLESLVAGDARPVPPPKRHGRIVILTSGTTGAPKSAPRPEAGFDAAVALMSRMPMRDGWRCFIAAPLFHTWGLAHLLFAELLGTTMILRRRFDPEDALATLAETRADSFVVIPVMMQRILSLPEETLAAYDLEGIGSRLKAVASSGSALPGDLALEWMDRFGDSLYNVYGSTEVSYASIADPVDLREAPTSAGKVPWGTRMKVLDADGVPVPDGEAGRIFVGNGLLFEGYTSGGGKEVVDGLMSTGDVGRFGPDGRLYIEGRDDDMIVSGGENVFPQEVEDCLMRHPLVTDAACVGVDDADFGKRLRGFVVVVPGAEDDVDAVLKDWVKENLARFKVPREIVVTDALPRNATGKVLRRELATWDTEAAGSNGERAAGQ from the coding sequence GTGTTCTCGACTACGGCTGCCAAGGCACGCACCGCCGGATCCGCGGCGAAGATCCTGGCTGGTTCCGGCATCGTCCGGCCGGTCAGCCCCCTCGGGCTCGCACGGACCGGTCTGGCGCTCGCGCGCTGGGGCACCGGCCCGGCCGGAGGCTTCATCGGCCTCGCCCACCGCTATCCGCGTCGCACCGCGGTCATCGACGAGCTCGGGTCGCTGACGTACGCCGACCTCGACCGCCGCTCCAACGCGATCGCCCGGGCCCTGGCGGCCCGGGGGATCGGCGAGGGCGACGGGGTCGCGATCATGTGCCGCAACCACCGCGGGTTCGTCGACGCCACCTTGGCGGTCGCGAAGCTGGGCGCCGATGTTCTCTACCTCAACACCGCCTTCGCCGGTCCGCAGCTCGTCGGGGTGCTGGAGCGGGACAAGCCCGCTCTGATCATCCACGACGAGGAGTTCACCGGGATGCTGTCCGCGGCGGGCTCGGCCGAGCGCCTGGTCGCGTGGGTCGACTCCGACGATCCTGGTGAGACCCTCGAGTCGCTGGTCGCCGGCGATGCGCGGCCGGTGCCGCCGCCGAAGCGGCACGGCCGGATCGTGATCCTGACCTCCGGCACGACGGGGGCGCCCAAGTCGGCGCCGCGTCCGGAGGCCGGGTTCGACGCCGCGGTCGCGCTGATGTCGCGGATGCCGATGAGGGACGGCTGGCGCTGCTTCATCGCCGCGCCGCTCTTCCACACCTGGGGGCTCGCCCACCTGCTCTTCGCCGAGCTGCTCGGCACCACCATGATCCTGCGTCGCCGGTTCGACCCGGAGGACGCGCTCGCGACCCTCGCGGAGACCCGGGCCGACTCGTTCGTGGTCATCCCGGTGATGATGCAGCGGATCCTGTCGCTGCCGGAGGAGACGCTGGCTGCGTACGACCTGGAGGGGATCGGCTCCCGGCTGAAGGCTGTCGCGTCCTCCGGCTCGGCGCTGCCCGGCGACCTGGCGCTGGAGTGGATGGACCGGTTCGGCGACAGCCTGTACAACGTCTACGGATCGACCGAGGTCTCCTACGCCTCGATCGCCGACCCCGTCGACCTGCGCGAGGCCCCGACCTCGGCCGGGAAGGTGCCCTGGGGCACCCGGATGAAGGTCCTCGACGCCGACGGCGTCCCCGTACCCGACGGTGAGGCCGGCCGGATCTTCGTCGGCAACGGACTCCTCTTCGAGGGCTATACCAGCGGCGGTGGCAAGGAGGTCGTCGACGGCCTGATGTCGACCGGCGACGTCGGACGGTTCGGTCCCGACGGCCGGCTCTACATCGAGGGCCGCGACGACGACATGATCGTCTCCGGCGGCGAGAACGTCTTCCCGCAGGAGGTCGAGGACTGTCTGATGCGCCACCCGCTCGTCACCGACGCGGCCTGCGTCGGCGTCGACGACGCCGACTTCGGCAAGCGCCTGCGCGGGTTCGTCGTGGTGGTTCCCGGGGCCGAGGACGACGTCGATGCGGTCTTGAAGGACTGGGTCAAGGAGAATCTGGCTCGCTTCAAGGTGCCGCGGGAGATCGTCGTGACCGACGCTCTGCCACGCAATGCGACGGGCAAGGTGCTCCGGCGCGAGCTGGCGACCTGGGACACCGAGGCAGCAGGATCGAACGGCGAGAGGGCGGCAGGGCAGTGA